One Chitinophaga sp. H8 DNA window includes the following coding sequences:
- a CDS encoding lmo0937 family membrane protein codes for MNSLLYLIAVILIIGWVLGFFVYSAGGLIHALLVLAIIAILVNIIRGRSPL; via the coding sequence ATGAACAGTTTATTGTATTTAATCGCGGTAATCCTCATCATCGGATGGGTACTTGGTTTCTTTGTTTATTCTGCCGGTGGCCTGATACATGCCTTGCTTGTATTAGCTATCATTGCTATACTTGTAAACATTATAAGAGGCAGATCTCCGCTTTAA
- a CDS encoding ferritin-like domain-containing protein: MENQQEKIIELLGDLVQINNDRIEGYRKAVDQTKDADLKALFNRMIDDSQAFASQLNAQIGQLGGTGETGTTVSGKLYRTWMDVKATFTGSDRQSILSACEYGEDAAQQAYREALKSDTPMPYGIRELIATQQSTLKNSHDTIKTYRDVEKVSH, from the coding sequence ATGGAAAATCAGCAAGAAAAAATCATTGAACTATTAGGTGATCTGGTACAAATTAATAATGACCGTATTGAAGGTTACCGTAAGGCAGTAGATCAGACGAAGGATGCCGATCTCAAGGCGTTGTTTAATCGTATGATAGACGATAGTCAGGCGTTTGCGAGCCAGTTGAATGCACAGATTGGTCAATTGGGTGGAACAGGAGAAACAGGTACAACTGTTTCCGGAAAACTGTACCGTACCTGGATGGATGTGAAGGCTACTTTTACGGGTAGTGACCGGCAGTCTATTTTATCTGCCTGTGAATATGGAGAAGATGCAGCGCAACAGGCATACCGGGAAGCATTGAAGAGCGATACTCCTATGCCGTATGGTATCCGGGAATTGATCGCTACGCAGCAAAGCACGCTTAAAAATTCGCATGATACGATCAAAACTTACCGGGATGTGGAAAAGGTGAGCCACTAG
- a CDS encoding thiazole synthase, which produces MQPLMIAGRQFNSRLFTGTGKFAAASIMEAALLASGSELVTVALKRVDMHNKADDMLQHLAHPQLHLLPNTSGVRTAKEAVYAAQLAREALETNWIKLEIHPDPRYLMPDPVETLLAAEQLVKLGFVVLPYIHADPVLCKRLEQVGTAAVMPLGAPIGSNKGLKTFDFLEIIIEQSNIPVVIDAGIGSPSDAAKAMEMGADAVLVNTAIAVSSDPVNMAIAFKQGVEAGRRAYEAGLGKISTQAAASSPLVAFLEEL; this is translated from the coding sequence ATGCAACCATTAATGATAGCCGGGCGGCAATTCAATTCCCGCCTGTTTACCGGTACCGGCAAATTTGCTGCTGCCAGCATCATGGAAGCTGCCCTGCTGGCTTCCGGTAGCGAGCTGGTAACTGTAGCCCTGAAAAGGGTAGATATGCATAATAAAGCGGATGATATGCTGCAACACCTGGCACATCCACAGCTGCACCTGCTACCCAATACCTCCGGGGTGCGCACGGCAAAAGAAGCAGTATATGCTGCCCAACTGGCAAGAGAAGCCCTGGAAACCAACTGGATAAAACTAGAAATCCATCCTGATCCCCGCTACCTGATGCCCGATCCGGTAGAAACCCTCCTGGCTGCGGAACAATTAGTGAAACTGGGCTTTGTGGTATTACCCTATATACATGCTGACCCTGTGCTGTGCAAACGCCTGGAGCAGGTAGGTACGGCGGCGGTAATGCCCCTGGGTGCTCCCATTGGCAGCAACAAAGGATTAAAAACATTCGATTTCCTGGAAATCATTATTGAACAAAGCAATATACCGGTAGTCATAGATGCGGGTATCGGCAGCCCCTCAGATGCGGCAAAAGCTATGGAGATGGGCGCAGATGCCGTGCTGGTGAATACTGCCATCGCAGTATCCAGCGACCCCGTAAATATGGCTATTGCTTTTAAACAAGGGGTAGAGGCAGGCCGTCGGGCCTATGAGGCCGGACTGGGAAAAATAAGCACCCAGGCGGCTGCATCCAGTCCGTTAGTGGCATTTTTAGAGGAGCTATGA
- the thiH gene encoding 2-iminoacetate synthase ThiH produces the protein MSYKHIFEQYNWEDVKSSIYAKTAKEVELALGNSKRTLEDFKALISPAAAPYLEQMAQLSRQLTLQRFGNTIQLYIPLYLSNECQNICTYCGFSLDNKIPRRTLNGAEILQEIHVIKQMGYDHVLLVTGEAAQTVGVDYLEKAMALIKPHFSNISMEVQPLDEADYRRLIPHGLHTVLVYQETYHREDYKKHHPKGRKSNFEYRLETPDRLGSAGIHKIGLGVLIGLEDWRTDSFFTAHHLEYLEKRYWQTRYSISFPRLRPFSGGLAPKVEMNNRELVQLICAYRLLNGEIELSISTREQEKFRDHIVQLGITSMSAGSRTNPGGYAAAPQSLEQFEISDERSPAAIAAMIRRQGYEPVWKDWDHAFISS, from the coding sequence ATGTCCTACAAACACATATTTGAGCAATACAACTGGGAAGACGTAAAGTCATCCATCTATGCTAAAACAGCCAAAGAGGTAGAACTGGCATTGGGCAACAGCAAGCGTACCCTGGAGGATTTCAAAGCATTGATTTCCCCGGCTGCTGCTCCTTACCTGGAACAGATGGCACAGCTCAGCCGGCAATTAACATTACAGCGATTTGGTAATACCATCCAGCTGTATATACCGCTGTACCTGTCCAATGAATGCCAGAACATATGCACCTACTGCGGATTTAGCCTGGATAATAAAATTCCCCGGAGAACGCTGAATGGGGCAGAGATCCTGCAGGAAATACACGTGATCAAACAAATGGGATATGACCATGTATTGCTGGTTACGGGAGAAGCTGCCCAAACAGTAGGGGTGGATTATCTTGAAAAGGCCATGGCACTGATAAAACCGCATTTTTCCAACATCTCTATGGAGGTACAGCCCCTGGATGAGGCAGATTATCGCCGCTTGATTCCCCATGGACTACATACCGTACTGGTATACCAGGAAACCTATCACCGGGAGGATTATAAAAAACATCATCCCAAAGGCAGGAAGTCCAACTTTGAATACCGCCTGGAAACGCCCGACCGGCTGGGCAGTGCAGGTATCCATAAAATTGGACTGGGGGTGTTGATCGGACTGGAAGACTGGCGGACGGATAGTTTTTTCACGGCTCATCACCTGGAATACCTGGAAAAAAGGTATTGGCAAACACGCTATAGTATTTCTTTTCCCCGGTTACGTCCCTTTTCGGGAGGTCTTGCTCCCAAGGTGGAAATGAACAACCGGGAACTGGTACAGCTGATCTGCGCTTACCGTTTGCTAAATGGAGAAATAGAACTCAGCATCTCTACGCGCGAACAGGAAAAATTCCGGGACCATATTGTGCAACTGGGTATTACCTCTATGAGTGCAGGCTCCAGAACTAATCCGGGTGGTTATGCTGCGGCGCCCCAATCATTGGAACAGTTTGAGATCTCAGATGAAAGAAGCCCCGCTGCCATTGCTGCCATGATACGCCGGCAAGGATATGAACCGGTATGGAAAGATTGGGATCATGCATTTATATCTTCATAA
- a CDS encoding thiamine phosphate synthase — protein MISTLHYISQSSPAASHAENIQAACDAGCNWIQLRIKQTTETAILPIAFRVKKICEQYDATLIINDYPSVAVAVGAAGVHVGKNDMTVAEARRITGPDMIIGGTANTTADILQHVQDGASYVGLGPFRFTTTKQNLSPILGLGGYLAIMEQLRQQEIAVPVIAIGGILLPDIATIKQTGVHGIAASGLVTHATDKTLTVKQIFEQLNQPAICNH, from the coding sequence ATGATCAGTACACTGCATTATATATCACAATCTTCCCCCGCAGCTTCACACGCGGAGAACATACAGGCAGCATGTGATGCGGGATGTAACTGGATACAGCTGCGCATAAAACAAACTACAGAAACAGCCATCCTGCCCATTGCCTTCCGCGTAAAAAAAATATGCGAACAATATGACGCCACGCTTATTATTAATGACTACCCCTCCGTAGCAGTAGCCGTAGGGGCGGCGGGTGTTCACGTAGGCAAAAATGATATGACAGTGGCGGAGGCTCGCCGCATCACCGGACCAGACATGATCATTGGTGGCACTGCCAACACCACTGCCGACATCTTACAGCATGTACAGGATGGGGCCAGCTACGTAGGTCTGGGGCCCTTCCGCTTTACAACTACCAAACAAAATCTCAGTCCTATACTCGGCCTGGGGGGATACCTGGCTATTATGGAGCAATTACGGCAACAGGAAATCGCTGTTCCGGTCATCGCCATTGGCGGTATCCTCCTGCCCGACATTGCCACGATTAAACAAACAGGTGTACATGGTATAGCCGCAAGCGGACTGGTAACCCACGCCACTGATAAAACACTGACCGTAAAACAGATTTTTGAACAACTAAATCAACCTGCCATATGCAACCATTAA
- a CDS encoding esterase-like activity of phytase family protein: MRIYWFLPAILCIISCSATRKASQQQTAAPTQLRYIGQYIVPHNMPYQGTLVGGLSGIDYDEKQEQYYLICDDRSERNPARYYTAKLHFSATRFDSVQFTAVTTLRQSNGQPFPSNKINPMLAPDPEAMRINPKTGTLVWSSEGERIVNEKDTILHNPAVYEISQSGAIKDSFALPPVFRMQASAKGARRNGAFEGLGFTPDARYLYVSMEEPLYEDGPRADLTDNNAFVRIIKFDATTRQPVGQYAYKLAPVAQPATPPDGFKINGISDILVLSAKQLLTLERSFSTGARNCTIRLFLTNLENATDISQFTALQTQTAFTPASKTLLFNFDSLNKYIDNIEGVTFGPSLPNGHRTLIFVADNNFSDKEESQFFLFEVIP; encoded by the coding sequence ATGAGAATTTATTGGTTTCTGCCCGCCATATTGTGTATTATCAGCTGTTCTGCAACCCGCAAAGCATCGCAGCAGCAAACAGCTGCTCCCACTCAGCTCAGATACATCGGACAATACATTGTACCACATAATATGCCCTATCAGGGTACCCTAGTGGGTGGGCTCTCCGGTATCGATTATGATGAAAAACAAGAACAATATTATCTCATCTGTGATGACCGCTCTGAACGTAACCCCGCCAGATATTACACTGCAAAACTCCATTTCTCTGCTACCCGCTTCGATAGCGTTCAGTTTACTGCAGTTACCACTTTAAGGCAATCCAACGGGCAACCTTTTCCAAGTAATAAAATCAATCCCATGCTGGCACCTGATCCAGAAGCGATGCGCATCAATCCGAAAACAGGTACCCTGGTATGGAGCAGCGAAGGCGAACGCATCGTCAATGAAAAAGATACCATCCTGCATAATCCTGCCGTTTATGAAATCAGCCAATCCGGTGCAATAAAAGATTCCTTTGCACTACCTCCTGTATTCCGCATGCAGGCATCCGCAAAAGGGGCACGCCGCAACGGTGCTTTTGAAGGCTTAGGATTTACTCCTGATGCCAGATATCTGTACGTAAGTATGGAAGAACCACTGTATGAGGATGGCCCCAGGGCTGACCTTACAGATAATAACGCCTTTGTCCGTATCATTAAGTTTGATGCAACTACCCGGCAACCAGTTGGCCAATACGCTTATAAACTGGCTCCGGTGGCCCAGCCTGCTACTCCTCCAGATGGCTTTAAAATAAACGGTATCTCTGATATTCTGGTGCTGTCAGCGAAGCAACTATTAACCCTCGAAAGATCTTTCTCCACCGGTGCCAGGAATTGTACTATCCGGCTGTTCCTTACTAACCTGGAAAATGCTACCGATATCAGCCAGTTTACTGCCCTTCAAACGCAAACAGCTTTCACACCTGCCAGCAAAACACTGCTTTTTAATTTTGACAGTCTGAACAAATACATTGACAATATAGAAGGTGTTACTTTTGGCCCCTCTCTGCCTAACGGGCACCGCACCCTGATATTTGTTGCAGATAATAACTTTTCTGATAAAGAAGAATCCCAGTTCTTTTTGTTTGAGGTAATACCTTAA